In Pseudomonas sp. GCEP-101, one DNA window encodes the following:
- a CDS encoding ATP-binding protein, whose protein sequence is MKLKQFLRRQDSSFSTPKAARKLLRLLAWVVIACLFFTLGLFLAASFNSEVSQLRRQMNAAMYEAQDYLGQRESLLEHLSRGVTWRAREPLLQWRQLSVPVPPHEQVFVTLGEPDSNWSLALSGRDLSELEAKRLNLIYVSPAGDRVVTRLYGAPALNAVVPPAVLEALGQPGTPKEEQQVRWLADPTDPQARQYLFTRVTREQDNGWLGLELYGADLAAALGVPEAGRFLLLDREHRAILGSAVTPQLGLQFSDIWQGDHFAFSGPGLLPSHLALLKHLGSSDWSLIYYFNLAELLVPMWPRVLASLLFLLGCSLLVWGMCRRIDRRLIGPAQHRLDALVENEGFSRAMIQTAPVALCVLRRSDAEVVLENRLAQQWLGTGDERRYWSHGWLERGFNSGEEGGCEEVETHTGRHLYLSYTPARYKGEEVLCCAFSDISARKQTEAALAEAKRLSDAANEAKTLFLATMSHEIRTPLYGVLGTLELLGRTALDHQQSGYLRAIQRSSSTLLQLISDVLDVSKIEVGQLGLEPVEFSPLELSLDSVQAYAAAARAKGLQIYACCDPQMPERMLGDAVRIRQILNNLLSNAVKFTDSGRIVLRVRAEPGEDGQDTLHWQVADTGIGIPEDQQANLFDAFYQVSGQARMAGGTGLGLSICKRLTELMGGRLRVVSDVGLGSSFSVSLPLHCVDRHPPGEPRLSNAMVWVHAPNRELAECLCGWITRWGARAQVVACDQPVEDDATSVLVDLRVNPHDRTPLPAWRGCRVLISDLGGELPRQEGCDWHVGRYNLEGLRRALASAQGCVGGEAARLHESLPDIGLGLRVLLVEDNPINQLILRDQLETLGCTVELASDGRQALARWQPESFDVVLTDVNMPHLNGYELARALRQRGYRGPIIGATANAMHEENDRCLAAGMNLCLLKPVDLRTLRHCLTSLPAEVPPCDISES, encoded by the coding sequence ATGAAACTCAAGCAGTTCCTTCGTCGTCAGGATTCATCCTTTTCCACCCCGAAGGCGGCCCGAAAGCTCCTTCGTCTGCTGGCCTGGGTGGTGATCGCCTGCCTGTTCTTCACCCTGGGCCTGTTCCTCGCCGCGAGTTTCAACAGCGAAGTGTCGCAGCTGCGCCGGCAGATGAATGCCGCCATGTACGAGGCCCAGGACTACCTCGGCCAACGCGAATCGCTGCTGGAGCACCTCAGCCGTGGCGTCACCTGGAGGGCCCGCGAGCCGTTGCTGCAATGGCGCCAGCTGAGCGTGCCGGTGCCGCCCCATGAGCAGGTCTTCGTCACCCTTGGCGAGCCGGATTCCAACTGGAGCCTGGCGCTGTCCGGCCGCGACCTGTCGGAGCTGGAAGCCAAGCGACTGAACCTGATCTACGTATCGCCCGCGGGGGACCGGGTCGTCACCCGCCTGTACGGGGCGCCGGCGCTCAACGCCGTGGTGCCGCCCGCGGTCCTCGAAGCACTCGGGCAACCCGGCACGCCGAAGGAAGAGCAGCAGGTGCGCTGGCTCGCCGACCCGACCGACCCGCAGGCGCGGCAGTACCTGTTCACCCGCGTGACCCGCGAACAGGACAACGGCTGGCTGGGCCTGGAATTGTACGGCGCCGACCTCGCCGCCGCCCTGGGCGTGCCCGAGGCCGGGCGCTTCCTGCTGCTGGACCGCGAGCACCGGGCGATCCTCGGCAGCGCGGTCACGCCGCAGCTCGGGCTGCAGTTCAGCGACATCTGGCAGGGCGACCACTTCGCCTTCAGCGGCCCCGGCCTGCTGCCCAGCCACCTGGCGCTGCTCAAGCACCTAGGGAGCTCCGACTGGTCGCTGATCTACTACTTCAACCTGGCCGAACTGCTGGTGCCGATGTGGCCGCGGGTGCTGGCCTCGCTGCTGTTCCTGCTGGGCTGTTCGCTGCTGGTCTGGGGCATGTGCCGGCGCATCGACCGCCGGTTGATCGGCCCGGCGCAGCACCGTCTGGACGCCCTGGTGGAGAACGAGGGCTTCTCCCGCGCCATGATCCAGACCGCCCCGGTGGCGCTTTGCGTATTGCGTCGCAGCGATGCCGAGGTGGTGCTGGAGAACCGTCTCGCCCAGCAGTGGCTCGGCACGGGCGACGAGCGCCGCTACTGGAGCCACGGCTGGCTGGAGCGCGGCTTCAACAGTGGCGAGGAGGGCGGCTGCGAGGAGGTGGAAACCCACACCGGCCGGCACCTCTACCTGAGCTACACGCCCGCCCGCTATAAGGGCGAGGAAGTGCTTTGCTGCGCCTTCAGCGACATCAGCGCGCGCAAGCAGACCGAAGCGGCGCTGGCCGAAGCCAAGCGCCTGTCCGACGCCGCCAACGAGGCCAAGACGCTGTTCCTGGCGACCATGAGCCACGAGATCCGCACCCCGCTGTATGGCGTGCTCGGCACCCTCGAACTGCTTGGCCGCACCGCCCTGGACCACCAGCAGTCGGGCTACCTGCGCGCCATCCAGCGCTCCTCCTCGACCCTGCTGCAATTGATCAGCGACGTGCTCGACGTCTCGAAGATCGAGGTCGGCCAACTGGGCCTGGAACCGGTGGAGTTCTCCCCGCTGGAGCTGAGCCTCGACAGCGTCCAGGCATACGCCGCCGCGGCCCGCGCCAAGGGCCTGCAGATCTACGCTTGCTGCGACCCGCAGATGCCCGAGCGGATGCTGGGCGACGCCGTGCGCATCCGCCAGATCCTCAACAACCTGCTGAGCAATGCGGTGAAGTTCACAGACAGCGGGCGCATCGTCCTGCGTGTTCGCGCAGAGCCGGGCGAGGACGGGCAGGACACCCTGCACTGGCAGGTGGCGGACACCGGCATCGGTATTCCCGAGGACCAGCAGGCGAACCTCTTCGACGCCTTCTACCAGGTCTCCGGCCAGGCGCGCATGGCCGGCGGCACCGGCCTCGGCCTGTCGATCTGCAAGCGCCTCACCGAACTGATGGGCGGGCGCCTGCGGGTGGTCAGCGACGTTGGCCTGGGCAGCAGCTTCTCCGTCAGCCTGCCGCTGCACTGCGTGGACCGGCATCCCCCCGGCGAGCCCCGGCTGAGCAACGCCATGGTCTGGGTGCATGCGCCCAACCGCGAGCTGGCCGAATGCCTGTGCGGCTGGATCACCCGCTGGGGCGCGCGCGCCCAGGTGGTGGCGTGCGATCAGCCGGTCGAGGACGACGCCACCAGTGTGCTGGTGGACCTGCGCGTCAATCCCCATGACCGCACGCCGCTGCCCGCCTGGCGGGGTTGCCGGGTGCTGATCAGCGACCTGGGCGGCGAGCTGCCGCGCCAGGAGGGCTGCGACTGGCACGTGGGGCGCTACAACCTCGAAGGACTGCGCCGCGCCCTGGCCTCCGCGCAGGGCTGCGTCGGCGGCGAAGCCGCGCGCCTGCACGAGTCACTGCCCGATATCGGCCTCGGCCTGCGCGTGCTGCTGGTGGAGGACAACCCGATCAACCAGCTGATCCTGCGTGACCAGCTGGAGACGCTCGGCTGCACCGTCGAACTTGCCAGCGACGGCCGGCAGGCACTCGCCCGCTGGCAGCCGGAGTCCTTCGACGTGGTGCTCACCGACGTCAACATGCCCCACCTCAACGGCTACGAACTGGCCCGGGCGCTGCGCCAGCGCGGCTACCGCGGGCCGATCATCGGCGCCACCGCCAACGCCATGCACGAGGAAAACGACCGTTGCCTCGCCGCCGGCATGAACCTCTGCCTGCTCAAGCCGGTGGACCTGCGCACCCTGCGCCACTGCCTGACCAGCCTGCCCGCGGAGGTGCCGCCATGCGACATCAGCGAATCCTGA
- a CDS encoding hybrid sensor histidine kinase/response regulator, protein MMEHDHGSIRKLASSSLRLNVVLLCAVSLALMLVGACYWALGRVVQEERDKVHFHFTRLVGDIHEHEAFLNRIAQQSDESTQRQDLDVIPLQRRLLIRENGMEIHEGREFSFAMSFTLAQQVRHVDPRDRPGTFSFGVMLANFYSSYWSTSSFPSPQVLVLDLHGPTSLAVPSIGNFRGQRPLTRVSYLPVIERVHQALEARSPKRSDTQVHWAPALPYTGGESRELLAYVSLDLPDALWWESDLDRRVVAVSLLDLERINDLEQVLDRPVFDELELVSPSGQVLIDFPGGEKDYHEGLNVSSDGLVFKVRSEFNGGWTALYRLSYASFFRYAKWQFLGGLALILGSLAGGWFAIRWYSRRVIRPARRAHLEIVESDAFSRAVIQTAPVALCVLRHGSHQVVMQNRLAELWLGDADAITRISRDWDLSGRIGAGAGELVFELEGRALHASFAPTRYRGENVVLCAFNDISAHKQAQQMLADAKRSADAASEAKSVFLATMSHEIRTPLYGVLGTLELLGLTELTGQQRDYLATIQRSSSTLLQLISDILDVSKIEAGQMALEAVEFNPLELAEDVVAGYAGVAEGKQLQLYACIDADIPGLVRGDAVRIRQILANLLSNALKFTDIGRVVLRLRSVASEHGETALQWQVTDTGIGMSDAQQQRLFEPFYQAHGHEHTVSGTGLGLSICARLSELMGGHLRVVSETGLGSSFTFTLALPVLEHDQPLADAAPLLPQPVYVRAPVKELAQSLAAWVDCWGGSALVQDELPADAPPGAVLLDALDAGDAPLWHGPRVRALTDGGAHPQASAQGWEASLYHLAGIAQALRLAQQGGSIEARQAPRIPRLGKLGLRVLVAEDNPINQALLKEQLEELGCRVTLTSNGREALQRWAPGAFDALLTDVNMPVMNGYELVGELRRHDSWLPIIGVTANALREEGERCMAVGMNLWLVKPMSLRTLHDGLLKVCGHLPAEPAPDDEPSAAPVADRIEVSDKMRELFLRTMRQDMQGVGDALQHGDLATVRQQVHRLRGALAVVQAHGLSDACGAVEQALIAQPAGPELSAAVSALLGRIEAALARL, encoded by the coding sequence ATGATGGAACATGACCACGGCTCGATTCGTAAACTCGCGAGCTCGTCGCTGCGCCTGAACGTCGTGCTGCTGTGCGCCGTCTCCCTCGCCCTGATGCTGGTGGGTGCCTGCTACTGGGCGCTGGGCCGGGTGGTGCAGGAAGAGCGCGACAAGGTGCATTTTCACTTCACCCGCCTGGTGGGCGACATCCACGAGCACGAGGCCTTCCTCAACCGCATCGCCCAGCAGAGCGACGAGTCGACCCAGCGCCAGGACCTGGACGTGATCCCACTGCAGCGGCGCCTGCTGATCCGTGAAAACGGCATGGAGATCCACGAGGGGCGGGAATTCTCTTTCGCCATGTCCTTCACCCTGGCGCAGCAGGTGCGCCATGTCGATCCGCGCGACCGGCCCGGCACCTTCTCCTTCGGCGTGATGCTGGCGAATTTCTACAGCAGCTACTGGAGCACCTCGTCGTTCCCCTCGCCGCAGGTCCTGGTGCTCGACCTGCATGGGCCGACCAGCCTCGCGGTGCCCTCCATCGGCAACTTCCGCGGGCAGCGGCCGCTGACCCGGGTTAGCTACCTGCCGGTGATCGAGCGGGTGCACCAGGCGCTGGAGGCGCGTTCGCCCAAGCGCAGCGATACGCAGGTGCACTGGGCGCCCGCGCTGCCCTACACCGGCGGCGAGAGCCGCGAGCTGCTGGCGTATGTCAGCCTCGATCTGCCCGATGCGCTGTGGTGGGAGTCGGACCTGGATCGCCGCGTCGTCGCGGTCTCGCTGCTGGATCTCGAACGCATCAATGACCTTGAACAGGTCCTCGACCGTCCGGTGTTCGACGAGCTGGAACTGGTGTCGCCGAGCGGCCAGGTGCTGATCGACTTTCCCGGCGGCGAGAAGGACTACCACGAGGGCCTGAACGTCAGCAGCGACGGCCTGGTGTTCAAGGTCCGCAGCGAATTCAACGGCGGCTGGACCGCACTCTACCGGCTGAGCTACGCCAGCTTCTTCCGCTACGCCAAGTGGCAGTTCCTCGGTGGCCTGGCGCTGATCCTCGGCAGCCTGGCCGGTGGCTGGTTCGCCATCCGCTGGTACTCGCGGCGGGTGATCCGGCCGGCACGCCGCGCACACCTGGAGATCGTCGAGAGCGACGCCTTCAGCCGCGCGGTGATCCAGACTGCGCCGGTGGCGCTGTGCGTGCTGCGCCACGGCAGCCACCAGGTGGTGATGCAGAATCGCCTGGCCGAACTCTGGCTGGGCGATGCCGACGCCATCACCCGCATCAGCCGCGACTGGGACCTCAGCGGGCGGATCGGCGCAGGCGCCGGCGAGCTGGTGTTCGAACTGGAAGGCCGCGCCCTGCATGCCAGTTTCGCCCCGACCCGCTACCGCGGCGAGAACGTGGTGCTGTGCGCCTTCAACGACATCAGCGCGCACAAGCAGGCGCAGCAGATGCTGGCCGACGCCAAGCGTTCGGCGGACGCCGCCAGCGAGGCGAAATCGGTGTTCCTCGCCACCATGAGCCATGAAATCCGCACGCCGCTGTACGGCGTGCTGGGCACCCTGGAACTGCTCGGCCTGACCGAGCTGACCGGCCAGCAGCGCGACTACCTGGCCACCATCCAGCGCTCGTCCTCGACCCTGCTGCAACTGATCAGCGACATCCTCGACGTGTCCAAGATCGAAGCCGGGCAGATGGCCCTGGAAGCGGTGGAATTCAACCCGCTGGAGCTGGCCGAGGACGTGGTCGCCGGGTACGCCGGGGTGGCCGAGGGCAAGCAGTTGCAGCTCTACGCCTGCATCGACGCGGACATTCCCGGCCTGGTGCGCGGCGACGCCGTGCGCATCCGCCAGATTCTCGCCAACCTGCTGAGCAACGCGCTGAAGTTCACCGACATCGGCCGCGTGGTGCTGCGCCTGCGCAGCGTCGCCAGCGAGCACGGCGAGACGGCCCTGCAGTGGCAGGTGACCGACACCGGCATCGGCATGTCCGATGCCCAGCAGCAGCGCCTGTTCGAGCCGTTCTACCAGGCCCACGGCCACGAGCACACGGTCAGCGGCACCGGTCTGGGCCTGTCGATCTGTGCGCGGTTGAGCGAGCTGATGGGCGGCCACCTGCGCGTGGTGAGCGAAACCGGCCTGGGCAGCAGCTTCACCTTCACCTTGGCCTTGCCGGTGCTCGAACACGACCAGCCGCTGGCCGATGCCGCGCCGCTGCTGCCGCAGCCGGTGTATGTGCGGGCACCGGTGAAGGAGCTGGCGCAGAGTCTGGCCGCCTGGGTCGACTGCTGGGGCGGCTCGGCGCTGGTGCAGGACGAGCTGCCCGCGGATGCACCCCCCGGCGCGGTATTGCTGGATGCGCTCGACGCCGGCGACGCGCCGCTGTGGCACGGCCCGCGCGTGCGTGCCCTGACCGACGGTGGCGCCCATCCGCAGGCGTCGGCCCAGGGCTGGGAAGCCAGCCTCTACCACCTCGCCGGCATCGCCCAGGCCCTGCGCCTGGCCCAGCAGGGCGGCAGTATCGAGGCTCGCCAGGCGCCGCGTATCCCCCGGCTGGGCAAGCTGGGCCTGCGCGTGCTGGTGGCCGAGGACAACCCGATCAACCAGGCGCTGCTCAAGGAGCAGCTCGAAGAACTGGGCTGCCGCGTGACCCTCACCAGCAACGGCCGCGAGGCGCTGCAGCGCTGGGCGCCAGGCGCGTTCGACGCCTTGCTCACCGATGTGAACATGCCGGTGATGAATGGCTACGAACTGGTGGGCGAACTGCGCCGCCACGACAGTTGGCTGCCGATCATCGGCGTCACCGCCAACGCCCTGCGCGAGGAGGGCGAGCGCTGCATGGCGGTGGGCATGAACCTCTGGCTGGTCAAGCCGATGAGCCTGCGTACCCTGCACGACGGGTTGCTCAAGGTGTGCGGGCATCTGCCGGCCGAGCCGGCGCCGGACGACGAGCCCTCGGCGGCGCCGGTGGCGGACCGCATCGAGGTCTCGGATAAGATGCGCGAACTGTTCCTGCGCACCATGCGCCAGGACATGCAGGGCGTGGGCGACGCCCTGCAGCACGGCGACCTGGCTACCGTTCGCCAGCAGGTGCATCGCCTGCGCGGCGCGCTGGCGGTGGTCCAGGCCCACGGGCTCAGTGATGCCTGCGGTGCGGTGGAGCAAGCGCTGATCGCGCAGCCTGCCGGGCCGGAACTGTCCGCGGCGGTGAGCGCGCTGCTGGGACGAATCGAGGCAGCCCTGGCGCGGCTCTGA
- a CDS encoding type II toxin-antitoxin system VapC family toxin → MLDTNICSLIMRKNPPQVLQRLQHAAEAGNRLVISAITYAELRYGAASPKAPRAVTAWIDALVQRLDDVLPWDSDAVDASAKLMRQLLDAGTPIGPNDTGIAGHALATQCIVVTNNTREFRRVPGLLVEDWCSDQPT, encoded by the coding sequence ATGCTCGATACCAACATCTGCTCGCTCATCATGCGCAAGAACCCACCGCAGGTTCTGCAGCGACTGCAGCACGCCGCGGAAGCCGGCAATCGGCTGGTGATCTCAGCCATCACCTATGCGGAGCTGCGCTACGGCGCGGCATCGCCCAAAGCTCCCCGAGCAGTGACGGCATGGATCGACGCGCTGGTTCAGCGTCTGGATGACGTGCTGCCCTGGGATAGCGACGCCGTGGATGCCTCCGCGAAGCTGATGCGGCAACTGCTCGACGCGGGGACGCCGATCGGCCCGAACGACACGGGCATCGCCGGGCATGCCCTGGCGACCCAATGCATCGTCGTGACCAACAACACCCGCGAGTTTCGCCGGGTACCGGGGCTGCTCGTCGAGGACTGGTGCAGCGATCAGCCGACCTGA
- the recD gene encoding exodeoxyribonuclease V subunit alpha, whose product MKSTTQMLDLIGRWAERGWLRELDRAFAIFLVERAPDANPLLILAAALASHQLGRGHVCLDLEATLADSRFALSLPPEGDSAKDAPELPGVLLDGFDLDGWRAVLNDPRLVGDGPGDTPLVLAGRRLYLRRYWQYERDVRAGIDQRLRQGDALRAALPAAPLRRALDALFPKKPGAPADWQKLACALVAGNAFGIVTGGPGTGKTTTVVKLLALLQSLALEEGGRPLRIRLAAPTGKAAARLNESISGAVKGLKLDALPDGEAVRREIPTDVTTLHRLLGSRPDSRQFRHHAGNPLALELLVVDEASMVDLEMMASLLAALPPRARLILLGDKDQLASVEAGAVLGELCSRAREGHYRPATRDWLEAVTGEQIDPVLLDEQGSDLDQAVAMLRHSHRFSAASGIGQLAEAVNAGDVPALRQVWKAQHEDLARIAVDAQDTRRLRDLVIDGGRCGDLFGPVGYAHYLRLVSGARPADDADQAALDGWARQVLQAHGQFQLLCALRRGPWGVEGLNSLVGELLQREGLIPSASGWFAGRPVLVTRNDYGLGLMNGDIGITLALPQAADDGTVRWVARVAFPAGDGTDAIRWILPSRLQAVETVFAMTVHKSQGSEFTHAALLLPDSLNPILTRELVYTGITRARQWFTLASAGRGWQVLEAATERRVQRASGLLDRS is encoded by the coding sequence ATGAAGAGCACCACCCAGATGCTCGACCTGATCGGCCGCTGGGCCGAGCGCGGCTGGCTGCGCGAGCTGGACCGCGCCTTCGCGATCTTCCTGGTGGAGCGCGCGCCGGATGCCAACCCGCTGCTGATTCTCGCCGCCGCCCTGGCCAGTCACCAGCTCGGCCGTGGGCACGTCTGCCTCGACCTGGAAGCGACCCTGGCCGACAGCCGCTTCGCCCTGTCCCTGCCGCCGGAAGGCGACTCGGCCAAGGATGCCCCGGAGCTGCCCGGCGTGCTGCTGGACGGCTTCGACCTCGACGGCTGGCGCGCCGTGCTCAACGACCCGCGGCTGGTCGGCGACGGCCCCGGCGACACGCCCCTGGTGCTGGCCGGCCGACGCTTGTACCTGCGTCGTTATTGGCAGTACGAGCGCGACGTGCGCGCCGGCATCGATCAACGCCTGCGACAGGGCGATGCGCTGCGTGCCGCGCTGCCCGCCGCGCCCCTGCGCCGGGCGCTGGATGCGCTGTTCCCGAAGAAGCCCGGCGCGCCGGCCGACTGGCAGAAGCTCGCCTGCGCACTGGTCGCGGGCAACGCCTTCGGCATCGTCACCGGCGGCCCCGGCACCGGCAAGACGACCACCGTGGTGAAGCTGCTGGCGCTGCTGCAAAGCCTGGCGCTGGAGGAGGGCGGCCGACCGCTGCGTATCCGCCTCGCCGCGCCCACCGGCAAGGCGGCGGCGCGCCTCAACGAATCGATTTCCGGCGCGGTGAAGGGCCTGAAGCTGGACGCGCTGCCCGATGGCGAAGCCGTGCGCCGGGAGATCCCCACCGACGTCACCACGCTGCACCGCCTGCTCGGCAGCCGGCCGGACAGCCGCCAGTTCCGCCACCACGCCGGCAACCCGCTGGCGCTGGAGCTGCTGGTGGTGGACGAAGCCTCGATGGTCGACCTGGAGATGATGGCCTCGCTGCTCGCCGCCTTGCCGCCGCGTGCGCGATTGATCCTGCTCGGCGACAAGGACCAGTTGGCCTCGGTGGAAGCCGGCGCGGTGCTGGGCGAGCTGTGCAGCCGCGCCCGCGAAGGCCATTATCGCCCGGCCACCCGTGACTGGCTGGAAGCGGTGACCGGTGAGCAGATCGATCCGGTGCTGCTGGACGAACAGGGCAGCGACCTCGACCAGGCCGTGGCCATGCTCCGCCACAGCCACCGTTTCAGCGCCGCCAGCGGTATCGGCCAACTGGCCGAGGCGGTCAACGCCGGCGATGTCCCGGCCTTGCGCCAGGTGTGGAAGGCGCAGCACGAAGACCTCGCCCGCATCGCCGTGGACGCCCAGGACACCCGCCGCCTGCGCGACCTGGTGATCGACGGCGGGCGCTGTGGCGACCTGTTCGGCCCGGTGGGGTACGCCCACTACCTGCGCCTGGTCAGCGGCGCCCGCCCGGCGGACGACGCCGACCAGGCCGCGCTGGACGGCTGGGCCAGGCAGGTGCTGCAGGCCCACGGCCAGTTCCAGTTGCTCTGCGCGTTGCGTCGCGGGCCCTGGGGTGTGGAGGGGTTGAACAGCCTGGTCGGCGAACTGCTGCAGCGCGAAGGGTTGATCCCCTCGGCGAGCGGCTGGTTCGCCGGCCGCCCGGTGCTGGTCACCCGCAACGACTACGGCCTGGGCCTGATGAACGGCGACATCGGCATCACCCTGGCGCTACCGCAGGCGGCCGACGACGGCACGGTGCGTTGGGTGGCGCGCGTGGCCTTCCCGGCCGGCGACGGCACCGATGCCATCCGCTGGATCCTCCCCAGCCGCCTGCAAGCGGTGGAAACCGTGTTCGCCATGACCGTGCACAAGTCCCAGGGCTCGGAGTTCACCCACGCCGCGCTGCTGCTGCCCGACAGCCTCAACCCCATCCTCACCCGCGAACTGGTCTACACCGGCATCACCCGCGCGCGCCAATGGTTCACCCTGGCCAGCGCCGGGCGCGGCTGGCAGGTGCTGGAAGCGGCGACGGAGCGGCGCGTGCAGCGGGCGAGCGGGTTGCTGGATCGGTCGTGA
- the vapB gene encoding type II toxin-antitoxin system VapB family antitoxin: MPTTTVSLFRNGKNQAVRIPRDMEFKGVTELVMTREGDTLTLRPARPTWSSLADLEPIDADILSDRPTMIEPGRVDFSDDEE, from the coding sequence ATGCCGACCACCACCGTTTCCCTGTTCCGCAATGGCAAGAACCAGGCCGTCCGAATCCCCCGGGACATGGAGTTCAAGGGCGTGACCGAGTTGGTGATGACCCGTGAAGGCGACACCCTGACGCTGCGTCCGGCCCGCCCCACCTGGAGCAGCCTGGCCGACCTTGAGCCCATCGATGCCGACATCCTGTCCGATCGGCCCACGATGATCGAACCCGGCCGGGTCGATTTCAGCGACGACGAGGAGTGA
- a CDS encoding EAL domain-containing response regulator, giving the protein MRHQRILIVEDQPFQREYLLNLFREQGVLELRAAEDGAEALRWLARERFDLVVSDLMMPGLDGVQLIQRLAALSDPPLLAIMSSASRPLMGSACMVARAHGITVLEQIAKPARAPVIRRLLEKLVVRQERAEQRRAPVIPTPTREALEEALAQGQFRAWFQPKASLIDGRIVAAEALVRWQHPVHGVLYPGSFMPALTAAGLDEALLWTVLGQALQAQANWSQLGFHLSVAVNLPTHLLDDAELPDRLAAFVATQGGVPAHIVFELLECSSTATPANYYAGTCRLRMKGFGLAQDDFGQGYSSLYNLVSTPFTELKIDRALVHGCVDDEGLAAALESIVKLGRQLGLEVIAEGVEHPEELALLRRLRCDCAQGFLISEAVPPDVFTRQLLQERAAMAH; this is encoded by the coding sequence ATGCGACATCAGCGAATCCTGATCGTCGAAGACCAACCCTTCCAGCGCGAGTACCTGCTCAACCTGTTCCGCGAGCAGGGCGTGCTGGAACTGCGCGCCGCCGAGGATGGCGCCGAGGCGCTGCGCTGGCTGGCGCGGGAGCGTTTCGACCTGGTGGTCAGCGACCTGATGATGCCCGGTCTCGATGGTGTGCAGCTGATCCAGCGGCTCGCCGCGCTGAGCGATCCGCCGCTGCTGGCGATCATGAGTTCGGCGTCGCGCCCGTTGATGGGCAGCGCCTGCATGGTCGCCCGCGCCCATGGCATCACCGTGCTCGAACAGATCGCCAAGCCGGCTCGTGCGCCGGTGATCCGCCGCCTGCTAGAGAAGCTCGTCGTACGCCAGGAGCGCGCCGAGCAGCGGCGTGCGCCGGTCATCCCGACGCCGACCCGCGAAGCGCTGGAAGAAGCCCTGGCGCAAGGCCAGTTCCGCGCCTGGTTCCAGCCCAAGGCCTCGCTGATCGACGGCCGCATCGTCGCGGCCGAAGCCCTGGTGCGCTGGCAACATCCGGTCCACGGCGTGCTGTACCCGGGGAGCTTCATGCCGGCGCTGACCGCCGCCGGGCTGGACGAGGCATTGCTATGGACGGTGCTCGGACAGGCGCTGCAGGCCCAGGCCAACTGGAGCCAGCTCGGCTTTCACCTGTCGGTGGCGGTGAACCTGCCGACCCATCTGCTGGACGATGCCGAGTTGCCGGATCGCCTCGCCGCCTTCGTCGCCACCCAGGGCGGCGTGCCGGCGCACATCGTTTTCGAACTGCTCGAATGCAGCAGCACGGCGACGCCGGCCAACTACTACGCCGGCACCTGCCGCCTGCGCATGAAGGGCTTCGGCCTGGCCCAGGACGATTTCGGCCAGGGCTACAGCTCGCTGTACAACCTGGTCTCCACGCCGTTCACGGAGCTGAAGATCGACCGCGCGCTGGTGCACGGTTGCGTGGACGACGAAGGCCTGGCGGCGGCGCTGGAGAGCATCGTCAAGCTCGGCAGGCAATTGGGGCTGGAGGTGATCGCCGAGGGCGTCGAGCACCCAGAGGAGCTGGCGCTGCTGCGCCGCCTGCGTTGCGATTGCGCCCAGGGCTTCCTCATTTCCGAGGCGGTGCCGCCGGACGTGTTCACCCGCCAGCTGCTGCAGGAGCGCGCCGCCATGGCTCATTGA
- a CDS encoding response regulator: protein MEKVRVALADDHPIVLMGVREVIERDDRFEVIGEAHNSSELVALYREQHPAIVITDYNMPGDQTYGDGLKLIEFLLRNFPGTRILILTMLSNPLILSSLYDLGVSGVILKNGDLDEILVALKALAQDRIYRGPGMQSASSVLASGDDVEGRIASLSAKEYEVLRHFVSGMSVRDIALLLNRSVKTVSAQKISAMRKLNVETDQALLTFCVMANLFQ from the coding sequence ATGGAAAAAGTCAGAGTGGCACTAGCGGACGACCATCCCATCGTCCTGATGGGGGTTCGCGAGGTGATCGAGCGGGACGATCGCTTCGAGGTGATCGGCGAGGCACACAACTCCAGCGAACTGGTGGCCCTGTACCGAGAACAGCACCCGGCCATCGTCATCACCGACTACAACATGCCGGGCGACCAGACCTACGGCGACGGCCTCAAGCTCATCGAGTTCCTGCTGCGTAACTTCCCCGGCACGCGCATCCTCATCCTCACCATGCTGTCCAACCCGCTGATCCTCTCCAGCCTGTACGACCTGGGGGTCTCCGGGGTGATCCTGAAGAACGGCGATCTCGACGAGATCCTGGTGGCGCTCAAGGCGCTGGCCCAGGACCGTATCTACCGCGGCCCGGGCATGCAGTCCGCCAGCAGCGTGCTGGCCAGCGGCGATGACGTGGAGGGGCGTATCGCCAGCCTGTCGGCGAAGGAGTACGAGGTGCTGCGCCACTTCGTCTCGGGGATGAGCGTGCGCGACATTGCCCTGCTGCTCAACCGCAGCGTGAAGACCGTGAGCGCGCAGAAGATTTCCGCCATGCGCAAGCTGAACGTCGAGACCGACCAGGCGCTGTTGACCTTCTGTGTGATGGCGAACCTGTTTCAGTAG